One genomic region from Bombus terrestris chromosome 15, iyBomTerr1.2, whole genome shotgun sequence encodes:
- the LOC100645539 gene encoding uncharacterized protein LOC100645539 isoform X2 produces MLVSVADILAFYLVTLACSTSGALTTEVSRDIQPVTNLQPPAFSYLPSTNVVFPKLPQHVVFAKQASDNGLEDVGAPGRGFTERQIQAGYSYLKPLLVDLKLPFKDRTMKSINDKQRSTNEEGSSGTKAITRAGKSSRSSNRTRLLAEVEYHPHVPRRSSYQVVEKLDEYLTDDSDHAGLPYRGKAQTTNPHRNSQDITTAIKTLDHFLSGVLNDDSYNSELHPPPNPVLALVLSRYGRYVSGARNPRVYAYMAVNNIHNNKPFGSYKLEREELPTYDRR; encoded by the exons ATGTTAGTCAGTGTCGCAGATATTCTTGCTTTTTACTTG GTAACGCTTGCTTGTTCAACCAGTGGTGCATTGACAACAGAAGTATCTCGGGATATCCAACCAGTAACAAATTTACAGCCACCAGCCTTTAGTTATCTTCCAAGTACGAACGTTGTGTTCCCAAAACTTCCTCAACATGTTGTTTTCGCTAAACAAGCTTCGGACAATGGTTTAGAAGATGTCGGGGCTCCAGGTAGAGGTTTTACCGAAAGACAAATACAGGCTGGCTATTCATACCTGAAACCTCTCTTGGTAGATCTCAAGTTACCATTCAAAGATCGGACGATGAAATCAATCAATGATAAGCAAAG ATCAACGAACGAAGAGGGAAGTTCTGGAACAAAAGCAATAACGAGGGCAGGTAAATCATCGAGGTCGAGCAACAGGACAAGGCTGCTGGCCGAGGTCGAATATCATCCGCACGTTCCACGGCGATCGTCGTATCAAGTTGTAGAAAAACTCGATGAGTACTTAACGGACGATTCGGATCATGCAGGATTGCCCTATCGTGGGAAGGCTCAGACAACGAATCCCCATCGTAATTCGCAAGACATAACGACGGCCATCAAAACCCTCGATCACTTCCTGAGCGGGGTTCTGAACGATGATAGTTACAACAGCGAGCTACATCCACCGCCCAATCCTGTTTTAGCCCTTGTCCTGTCTCGATACGGGCGATACGTGTCCGGAGCACGAAACCCTCGCGTGTACGCGTACATGGCCGTAAACAATATACACAACAACAAACCTTTTGGTAGTTATAAGTTGGAACGCGAAGAGTTGCCCACCTACGATCGAAGATAA
- the LOC100643465 gene encoding urea transporter 1, translating to MSARERLKGSTRHDYSRAVFTGTFTVWQEFLLEKESVFWSIVRLFDYLLRGFSQVVFANNPISGLLITISLGVNAPGTLLLSAITGSLGLLLSVLIRDSEENIANGLTVFNPLLVGAISSSLIPSIYGPFDGFSLLLIILGTIFSVYLARSFTNNKLPFIAWPFNLAEFALLLVLYTKDNGLDTSEELQPVTRMDNATSDATTGNISFIGENATGIHIDWGMMFHGVIVSASQVLAVESVIMGAVVYLACLLCSPITAGFAFLGALIGSLAGLMLGIQIDEIYAGLWGYNTFLTGASLGTLFAFSGQTAVAVIVAIVYTVIVQYGVLFFFRDLKLPILSLPFILVTSLFLQLRNNSEDKTFPQPPPISILQEQRRDYLANQQLIQQINDPENIGDDAKDRKNIPTLDV from the exons ATGAGCGCGAGAGAACGATTAAAGGGATCTACGCGCCAT GACTATTCTCGGGCCGTTTTTACTGGAACATTCACCGTTTGGCAAGAATTTTTGTTAGAAAAGGAAAGCGTTTTTTGGAGCATAGTACGcttattcgattatttattacGAGGTTTCAGTCAA gTTGTATTTGCGAATAATCCAATTAGTGGATTATTGATAACGATTTCTTTAGGAGTTAATGCACCAGGTACGTTACTCCTCTCAGCAATCACTGGTTCCCTAGGTCTTCTATTATCCGTG CTGATACGAGATTCAGAGGAAAATATCGCAAATGGGTTAACAGTATTCAATCCGTTATTAGTTGGTGCGATATCGTCTAGTTTAATACCAAGTATCTATGGACCATTCGATGGTTTCAGTCTACTACTGATTATTCTGGGAACGATCTTTAG TGTTTACTTGGCCCGCTCTTTCACAAACAATAAGTTACCATTCATAGCATGGCCGTTTAATCTGGCTGAATTTGCGTTGCTCCTGGTCCTTTATACCAAAGACAATGGACTTGATACGTCGGAGGAACTGCAACCAGTTACGAGAATG GACAATGCAACAAGTGATGCGACGACAGGCAATATCAGTTTCATCGGAGAAAATGCGACAGGGATACACATTGACTGGGGAATG ATGTTTCATGGCGTTATAGTGTCAGCGTCGCAGGTGTTAGCAGTTGAAAGCGTTATTATGGGTGCTGTGGTTTATTTAGCTTGTCTACTTTGTTCTCCGATAACGGCTGGCTTTGCTTTTTTGGGTGCACTCATCGGTTCATTGGCGG GTTTAATGCTTGGAATacaaatcgatgaaatttatgCCGGCTTATGGGGTTACAACACCTTTCTGACGGGAGCTTCGTTAGGAACTTTATTTGCGTTTAGCGGACAAACGGCTGTAGCTGTGATCGTAGCAATCGTATACACTGTGATCGTGCAGTATGGCGTATTGTTCTTCTTTAgagat CTGAAATTGCCGATACTGTCGCTACCGTTCATTCTGGTGACTTCTTTGTTTCTGCAATTAAGGAACAACTCGGAAGATAAAACTTTTCCGCAACCGCCGCCTATTTCTATCCTACAGGAACAACGTCGGGATTATCTTGCCAACCAACAGCTTATTCAGCAA ATAAACGATCCAGAAAATATCGGAGACGATGCTAAAGATCGAAAAAATATACCAACACTTGACGTTTAA
- the LOC100645539 gene encoding uncharacterized protein LOC100645539 isoform X1 → MPARKYERSTITVVTLHAASVTLACSTSGALTTEVSRDIQPVTNLQPPAFSYLPSTNVVFPKLPQHVVFAKQASDNGLEDVGAPGRGFTERQIQAGYSYLKPLLVDLKLPFKDRTMKSINDKQRSTNEEGSSGTKAITRAGKSSRSSNRTRLLAEVEYHPHVPRRSSYQVVEKLDEYLTDDSDHAGLPYRGKAQTTNPHRNSQDITTAIKTLDHFLSGVLNDDSYNSELHPPPNPVLALVLSRYGRYVSGARNPRVYAYMAVNNIHNNKPFGSYKLEREELPTYDRR, encoded by the exons GTAACGCTTGCTTGTTCAACCAGTGGTGCATTGACAACAGAAGTATCTCGGGATATCCAACCAGTAACAAATTTACAGCCACCAGCCTTTAGTTATCTTCCAAGTACGAACGTTGTGTTCCCAAAACTTCCTCAACATGTTGTTTTCGCTAAACAAGCTTCGGACAATGGTTTAGAAGATGTCGGGGCTCCAGGTAGAGGTTTTACCGAAAGACAAATACAGGCTGGCTATTCATACCTGAAACCTCTCTTGGTAGATCTCAAGTTACCATTCAAAGATCGGACGATGAAATCAATCAATGATAAGCAAAG ATCAACGAACGAAGAGGGAAGTTCTGGAACAAAAGCAATAACGAGGGCAGGTAAATCATCGAGGTCGAGCAACAGGACAAGGCTGCTGGCCGAGGTCGAATATCATCCGCACGTTCCACGGCGATCGTCGTATCAAGTTGTAGAAAAACTCGATGAGTACTTAACGGACGATTCGGATCATGCAGGATTGCCCTATCGTGGGAAGGCTCAGACAACGAATCCCCATCGTAATTCGCAAGACATAACGACGGCCATCAAAACCCTCGATCACTTCCTGAGCGGGGTTCTGAACGATGATAGTTACAACAGCGAGCTACATCCACCGCCCAATCCTGTTTTAGCCCTTGTCCTGTCTCGATACGGGCGATACGTGTCCGGAGCACGAAACCCTCGCGTGTACGCGTACATGGCCGTAAACAATATACACAACAACAAACCTTTTGGTAGTTATAAGTTGGAACGCGAAGAGTTGCCCACCTACGATCGAAGATAA
- the LOC100643343 gene encoding DNA replication licensing factor Mcm6: MDVGDTQNFRSRVPDEVGIKCQKLFQDFLEDFKEHGTVKYLEPAKELVSPEHSTLEVTFDDVDEYNQVLSTTIVEEYFRVYPYLCQAVCNYVKDVADLRKEKECYVSFVEVPIRQKLRELNASKLGTLIRISGQVIRTHPVHPELVLGTFICMDCNAVIKNVEQQFKFCNPTICHNPVCNNRRRFLLDVDNSIFVDFQKIRVQETQAELPRGCIPRSLEVILRAEAVETIQPGDRYDFTGTMIVVPDVSVLSLSGAKVDLKAARRKPTEQGEGITGLKALGTRELTYKTAFLACSVTPTSFRFGGTETNMEEISQEMMKKRMSEAEWNRIYEMSRDKNLYENLVQSLFSAIHGNDEVKKGITLMLFGGVAKTTLEGTSLRGDINCCLVGDPSTAKSQFLKSVADITPRSIYTSGKASSAAGLTAAVVRDEESPDFVIEAGALMLADQGICCIDEFDKMDIRDQVAIHEAMEQQTISIAKAGVRATLNARTSILAAANPVGGRYDRKKSLQQNVQLTAPIMSRFDLFFIIVDECNEIVDNAIAKRIIDLHCDNWQGFDTVYSQSEIARYINFAKHFKPMLNQEAAESLVDSYTTLRQKTGSGSGKWRVTVRKLESLIRLSEAMAKLECSDEVTIKHVSEAKRLLSKSIVTVEQPDIDLEKAEDDGMDVDMNDAPPIMEALNALDHDMEAETPTQHKKKLTMSFEEYKNLSNMLVLYMRNEETRAESETVDTGDTKGGLKKSELVAWYLDQIQDQIDSEEELLERKNFIEKIIDRLTYHDQIIIPLTTRDEKDEENDPLLVVHPNYIIDV; the protein is encoded by the exons ATGGATGTAGGAGATACGCAAAATTTTCGCTCACGTGTACCTGATGAAGTTGGGATCAAATGTCAAAAGCTGTTCCAGGATTTTTTAGAAGA ctTTAAGGAACATGGAACTGTAAAATACCTTGAACCAGCCAAAGAACTTGTAAGTCCAGAACATAGTACATTAGAAGTGACTTTTGACGATGTAGATGAATACAATCAAGTATTGTCAACAACCATTGTTGAAGAATATTTTAG AGTTTATCCATACCTATGCCAAGCAGTTTGTAATTATGTCAAGGATGTTGCAGATTTGAGGAAGGAAAAGGAATGTTATGTGAGTTTTGTGGAAGTTCCGATACGACAAAAATTAAGAGAACTAAATGCCTCGAAACTgggtacgttaatacgtatatcTGGTCAAGTAATAAGAACACATCCTGTCCATCCAGAGTTGGTGCTGGGAACATTTATTTGTATGGACTGTAATGctgtaataaaaaatgtagaacaacaatttaag TTCTGCAATCCAACAATTTGTCATAATCCAGTATGTAATAATAGGAGACGTTTCCTGCTAGATGTAGATAATTCCATATTCGTTGATTTCCAAAAAATCAGAGTACAAGAGACACAAGCAGAACTTCCTAGAGGCTGCATTCCACGCTCGCTTGAAGTTATTTTACGAGCAGAAGCTGTAGAAACTATTCAACCTGGTGACag GTATGACTTTACAGGAACTATGATAGTAGTACCAGATGTATCGGTTCTTTCGCTTAGTGGTGCGAAAGTTGATCTTAAAGCAGCACGTCGGAAACCTACTGAACAAGGAGAAGGAATAACAGGATTGAAAGCTCTAGGAACACGTGAATTAACCTATAAAACAGCATTTCTAGCTTGCAGCGTTACTCCAACAAGTTTTAGG tttGGTGGTACCGAAACAAATATGGAAGAAATTTCACAAGAAATGATGAAAAAGCGAATGTCAGAAGCAGAATGGAATCGTATATATGAAATGAGTCGTGATAAGAATCTATATGAAAATCTTGTACAAAGTTTATTTTCCGCTATACACGGTAACGATGAAGTTAAAAAGGGAATTACTCTAATGTTGTTTGGTGGTGTGGCGAAAACAACGTTAGAGGGTACCTCGTTGCGAGGGGATATAAACTGTTGTCTTGTTGGTGATCCTAGTACAGCGAAATCTCAATTTCTAAAAAGTGTTGCTGACATCACACCAAGATCAATTTACACTTCAGGAAAGGCGTCTTCCGCAGCTGGATTAACTGCTGCTGTAGTAAGAGACGAAGAGTCGCCTGATTTTGTTATCGAAGCTGGTGCTTTGATGCTTGCTGATCAAGGTATTTGTTGTATCGATGAATTTGATAAAATGGATATTAGGGATCAAGTGGCTATACACGAAGCCATGGAGCAACAAACTATTTCAATAGCTAAG gcTGGCGTTAGAGCAACTTTGAATGCCCGAACATCAATATTAGCGGCAGCAAATCCCGTTGGTGGACGGTATGATAGGAAAAAGTCATTACAACAAAATGTTCAATTAACGGCTCCAATTATGTCCAGATTTGACTTATTCTTTATTATAGTTGATGAATGCAATGAAATTGTTGATAATGCAATCGCTAAAAGAATTATTGATTTACATTGCGATAATTGGCAAGGTTTTGATACAGTATATTCGCAATCAGAGATCGCTAGATATATTAATTTTGCCAAACATTTTAAACCTATGTTAAATCAG gAAGCGGCAGAATCTTTAGTTGATAGTTACACTACGCTTAGACAAAAAACTGGTAGTGGCTCCGGCAAATGGAGAGTTACcgttagaaaattagaaagccttATTAGATTATCAGAAGCCATGGCTAAATTAGAATGCTCAGATGAAGTTACTATAAAACACGTTTCAGAAGCAAAACGTTTATTAAGTAAAAGTATCGTTACTGTAGAACAGCCGGATATAGATTTAGAAAAAGCCGAAGATGATGGAATGGATGTCGATATGAATGATGCTCCACCTATCATGGAGGCTCTCAACGCATTAGATCACGATATGGAAGCAGAAACTCCTACAC aacACAAGAAGAAACTAACAATGTCCTTTGAAgagtataaaaatttatctaataTGTTAGTGTTGTACATGAGAAATGAAGAAACTCGTGCCgaaagtgaaactgttgatacaG GGGACACTAAAGGTGGATTAAAGAAATCAGAACTGGTGGCATGGTATCTTGATCAAATACAGGATCAAATAGATTCAGAGGAAGAGTTGTTggaaagaaaaaattttattgaaaagatTATTGATAGGTTAACATATCAT GATCAAATTATAATACCTTTAACCACAAGGGAtgagaaagacgaagaaaatgATCCTTTACTTGTTGTACATCCTAATTATATTATTGATGTTtaa